One region of Methanobacterium formicicum DSM 3637 genomic DNA includes:
- a CDS encoding DUF3096 domain-containing protein — protein sequence MKEDTTREIIAIIAIILGVLMLIYPQLVGYLAGLFLIIYGILELIK from the coding sequence ATGAAAGAAGACACTACTCGTGAAATAATCGCCATAATTGCAATTATATTAGGGGTTTTGATGCTTATTTACCCCCAGCTGGTGGGATACCTGGCAGGATTGTTCCTGATCATATACGGTATACTGGAACTCATTAAATAA